Proteins from a genomic interval of Clostridium scatologenes:
- a CDS encoding 5-methyltetrahydrofolate--homocysteine methyltransferase, whose protein sequence is MEVVLDFDFKLDKQQVIDTLKSYCETITDEEISSLYEKLLPNLYECVQPSAIFTISEKSKDFVFEAIEDYKYIFYCLVTIGDKISEKVNEFFSYAKMQEGMVLDAMATSYLFEISSQLFNHIHSKAKKLGLGLSYRIAPGDGEIPLWYQKNILDELDSKNFLDIYVNEDFMLTSLRSMAYIYGADKNKPLSNIDHDCSRCKNKDQCSMRKK, encoded by the coding sequence ATGGAAGTAGTACTAGACTTTGATTTTAAATTGGATAAGCAGCAAGTTATAGATACTTTAAAGTCCTATTGTGAAACTATAACTGATGAAGAAATAAGTTCTCTGTATGAAAAGCTTTTACCTAATTTGTATGAATGTGTACAACCTTCTGCTATATTCACTATATCAGAAAAAAGTAAAGACTTTGTTTTTGAAGCAATAGAAGATTATAAATATATTTTTTATTGTTTAGTCACTATTGGTGATAAAATTTCTGAAAAAGTAAATGAATTTTTTTCTTATGCTAAAATGCAAGAGGGAATGGTATTAGATGCCATGGCTACTTCCTATTTGTTTGAAATAAGCTCCCAATTATTTAATCATATACACAGCAAGGCTAAAAAATTAGGATTGGGTCTTAGCTATAGAATAGCACCTGGAGATGGCGAAATTCCTCTATGGTACCAAAAAAACATTTTAGATGAACTGGATTCTAAAAATTTTTTAGATATATATGTAAATGAAGATTTCATGCTTACGTCACTGCGATCTATGGCTTATATCTATGGTGCAGATAAAAATAAACCATTAAGTAATATAGATCATGACTGCAGTAGATGTAAAAATAAAGATCAATGCA